The following coding sequences are from one Gossypium hirsutum isolate 1008001.06 chromosome A12, Gossypium_hirsutum_v2.1, whole genome shotgun sequence window:
- the LOC121210912 gene encoding protein LATE ELONGATED HYPOCOTYL isoform X3 encodes MDTYSSGEELVIKTRKPYTITKQRERWSEEEHNRFLEALKLYGRAWQRIEEYIGTKTAVQIRSHAQKFFSKLEKEALAKGVPIGQALDIEIPPPRPKRKPSNPYPRKTGAATTVQEGAKDGKSEMPLSSLRCKQMLDLEKEPLPERPTGDEKATNLKENQDQSCSEVFTLLHEQNCSSASSMNKNFIPMSTALKSSCTFREFVPLPKETFHDNGTSKASNLEKSCTSYEKSAQGQRKDDLDGDFCADEMQAAQNYPRHVAVHVLDGSLRTCVQNPSLGMSFQDSVFHPTGDVHGPNLFANPAASATTEHKNNAPKSTHQALPPFHTPFIHLRPDQEEYRSFLHVSSTFSNLIVSTLLQNPAAHAAASFAATFWPYANIESSGDSPANELRGFPSTQMNSAPSMAAIAAATVAAATAWWTAHGLLPICAPLHTGFSCAPASTAAVPPMENGQIPAANMEQKDKTDLALTTQDERLYPEYSEALPGQHSASKSPTSSSSDCEERVDAKANTEVKATDDEKAAEVIEPQDADKMKNRKQVDRSSCGSNSSSEVETDMLEKLEKDKEDSKGADPNHPQVECNRRSRSSSNLSDSWKEVSEEGRLAFQALFSREVLPQSFSPPHDGKNKGQQKENVGTDKQNPVEKDGETTTLDLNRKMLDSRSDRQEVEKNALSKDEKNNAEDGLLRIGLGHAKLKASRTGFKPYKRCSVEAKENRVMNTGSQGEERGPKRVRLEGEAST; translated from the exons ATGGACACATACTCCTCTGGTGAAGAACTAGTTATTAAG ACTAGGAAGCCTTATACTATTACGAAACAACGTGAAAGATGGAGCGAGGAAGAGCATAATAGGTTTCTAGAGGCCTTGAAGCTCTATGGACGAGCTTGGCAACGCATTGAAG AATATATAGGAACAAAGACAGCTGTGCAGATCAGGAGTCATGCTCAAAAGTTCTTTTCAAAG TTGGAGAAGGAGGCACTTGCTAAAGGTGTACCAATAGGTCAAGCTCTTGACATAGAGATTCCACCTCCACGCCCTAAAAGAAAACCAAGCAATCCTTATCCTCGAAAAACTGGTGCTGCTACTACAGTACAAGAGGGAGCTAAGGATGGAAAATCTGAAATGCCATTATCTTCTTTGCGTTGCAAGCAAATGTTGGACTTGGAGAAAGAACCACTTCCGGAG AGACCTACTGGAGATGAAAAGGCTACAAACCTGAAAGAAAATCAAGACCAGAGTTGCTCTGAGGTTTTTACCCTTCTCCACGAACAAAACTGCTCCTCTGCGTCTTCCATGAATAAGAATTTTATTCCAATGTCAACTGCACTCAAAAGCTCTTGTACATTCAGGGAGTTTGTACCTTTGCCAAAAGAG ACATTTCATGATAATGGTACAAGTAAGGCTTCAAACTTGGAGAAGTCTTGCACTTCATATGAGAAATCAGCTCAAGGCCAGAGAAAAGATGATTTGGATGGTGATTTTTGTGCAGATGAGATGCAAGCTGCTCAAAATTATCCTCGGCATGTTGCTGTGCATGTCCTAGATGGAAGCCTTAGAACATGTGTTCAAAATCCTTCCCTGGGTATGTCATTTCAAGATTCTGTATTTCACCCTACGGGCGATGTTCATGGACCTAACCTGTTTGCAAATCCAGCTGCATCAGCAACTACTGAACATAAGAATAATGCACCAAAATCTACTCATCAGGCATTGCCACCTTTTCATACTCCCTTTATACATCTTCGGCCCGATCAAGAGGAGTATCGATCCTTTCTACATGTCAGCTCCACTTTTTCCAATCTCATTGTATCTACTTTGTTACAGAATCCAGCTGCTCATGCTGCAGCAAGTTTTGCAGCTACATTTTGGCCATATGCAAACATTGAAAGTTCTGGCGATTCTCCTGCAAATGAACTAAGAGGTTTCCCATCTACACAAATGAACTCTGCTCCTAGTATGGCCGCAATTGCTGCTGCAACAGTAGCAGCTGCCACTGCATGGTGGACCGCCCATGGACTGCTTCCTATATGTGCTCCTCTGCACACAGGCTTTTCCTGTGCTCCTGCATCCACTGCTGCAGTTCCACCAATGGAGAATGGTCAAATTCCAGCTGCAAATATGGAACAAAAAGATAAAACTGATCTAGCCCTAACTACTCAGGATGAACGACTATACCCCGAATACTCTGAAGCTTTGCCAGGTCAGCATTCAGCATCTAAATCACCTACTTCATCATCATCAGACTGTGAAGAGAGAGTAGATGCAAAAGCGAATACTGAAGtgaaagctactgatgatgagaAGGCTGCTGAAGTAATTGAGCCTCAGGATGCAGATAAAATGAAGAACAGAAAACAAGTTGACCGGTCCTCATGTGGTTCCAATTCAAGTAGTGAGGTAGAGACAGACATgttagaaaaacttgaaaaagacAAGGAAGATTCAAAAGGAGCTGATCCAAATCATCCACAAGTTGAATGTAACCGTCGTAGTAGAAGCAGCAGTAACCTTAGTGATTCTTGGAAGGAGGTATCTGAAGAG GGACGACTGGCTTTTCAAGCCCTCTTCTCCAGAGAGGTACTTCCACAAAGCTTCTCTCCTCCACATGATGGGAAGAACAAGGGGCAGCAAAAGGAAAATGTAGGTACAGACAAGCAAAATCCAGTCGAGAAAGACGGAGAGACAACAACATTAGACCTTAATAGAAAGATGTTAGATTCTCGTTCTGACCGTCAAGAAGTAGAGAAAAATGCACTATCAAAAGATGAGAAGAACAATGCAGAAGACGGCCTGCTGAGGATTGGACTAGGACATGCAAAACTTAAGGCCAGCCGAACTGGATTTAAACCTTACAAAAGGTGTTCTGTGGAAGCCAAGGAAAATAGAGTGATGAACACCGGCAGTCAAGGTGAAGAGAGAGGTCCCAAGAGGGTACGATTAGAAGGGGAAGCTTCGACTTGA
- the LOC121210912 gene encoding protein LATE ELONGATED HYPOCOTYL isoform X5, which yields MDTYSSGEELVIKTRKPYTITKQRERWSEEEHNRFLEALKLYGRAWQRIEEYIGTKTAVQIRSHAQKFFSKLEKEALAKGVPIGQALDIEIPPPRPKRKPSNPYPRKTGAATTVQEGAKDGKSEMPLSSLRCKQMLDLEKEPLPERPTGDEKATNLKENQDQSCSEVFTLLHEQNCSSASSMNKNFIPMSTALKSSCTFREFVPLPKETFHDNGTSKASNLEKSCTSYEKSAQGQRKDDLDGDFCADEMQAAQNYPRHVAVHVLDGSLRTCVQNPSLGMSFQDSVFHPTGDVHGPNLFANPAASATTEHKNNAPKSTHQNPAAHAAASFAATFWPYANIESSGDSPANELRGFPSTQMNSAPSMAAIAAATVAAATAWWTAHGLLPICAPLHTGFSCAPASTAAVPPMENGQIPAANMEQKDKTDLALTTQDERLYPEYSEALPGQHSASKSPTSSSSDCEERVDAKANTEVKATDDEKAAEVIEPQDADKMKNRKQVDRSSCGSNSSSEVETDMLEKLEKDKEDSKGADPNHPQVECNRRSRSSSNLSDSWKEVSEEGRLAFQALFSREVLPQSFSPPHDGKNKGQQKENVGTDKQNPVEKDGETTTLDLNRKMLDSRSDRQEVEKNALSKDEKNNAEDGLLRIGLGHAKLKASRTGFKPYKRCSVEAKENRVMNTGSQGEERGPKRVRLEGEAST from the exons ATGGACACATACTCCTCTGGTGAAGAACTAGTTATTAAG ACTAGGAAGCCTTATACTATTACGAAACAACGTGAAAGATGGAGCGAGGAAGAGCATAATAGGTTTCTAGAGGCCTTGAAGCTCTATGGACGAGCTTGGCAACGCATTGAAG AATATATAGGAACAAAGACAGCTGTGCAGATCAGGAGTCATGCTCAAAAGTTCTTTTCAAAG TTGGAGAAGGAGGCACTTGCTAAAGGTGTACCAATAGGTCAAGCTCTTGACATAGAGATTCCACCTCCACGCCCTAAAAGAAAACCAAGCAATCCTTATCCTCGAAAAACTGGTGCTGCTACTACAGTACAAGAGGGAGCTAAGGATGGAAAATCTGAAATGCCATTATCTTCTTTGCGTTGCAAGCAAATGTTGGACTTGGAGAAAGAACCACTTCCGGAG AGACCTACTGGAGATGAAAAGGCTACAAACCTGAAAGAAAATCAAGACCAGAGTTGCTCTGAGGTTTTTACCCTTCTCCACGAACAAAACTGCTCCTCTGCGTCTTCCATGAATAAGAATTTTATTCCAATGTCAACTGCACTCAAAAGCTCTTGTACATTCAGGGAGTTTGTACCTTTGCCAAAAGAG ACATTTCATGATAATGGTACAAGTAAGGCTTCAAACTTGGAGAAGTCTTGCACTTCATATGAGAAATCAGCTCAAGGCCAGAGAAAAGATGATTTGGATGGTGATTTTTGTGCAGATGAGATGCAAGCTGCTCAAAATTATCCTCGGCATGTTGCTGTGCATGTCCTAGATGGAAGCCTTAGAACATGTGTTCAAAATCCTTCCCTGGGTATGTCATTTCAAGATTCTGTATTTCACCCTACGGGCGATGTTCATGGACCTAACCTGTTTGCAAATCCAGCTGCATCAGCAACTACTGAACATAAGAATAATGCACCAAAATCTACTCATCAG AATCCAGCTGCTCATGCTGCAGCAAGTTTTGCAGCTACATTTTGGCCATATGCAAACATTGAAAGTTCTGGCGATTCTCCTGCAAATGAACTAAGAGGTTTCCCATCTACACAAATGAACTCTGCTCCTAGTATGGCCGCAATTGCTGCTGCAACAGTAGCAGCTGCCACTGCATGGTGGACCGCCCATGGACTGCTTCCTATATGTGCTCCTCTGCACACAGGCTTTTCCTGTGCTCCTGCATCCACTGCTGCAGTTCCACCAATGGAGAATGGTCAAATTCCAGCTGCAAATATGGAACAAAAAGATAAAACTGATCTAGCCCTAACTACTCAGGATGAACGACTATACCCCGAATACTCTGAAGCTTTGCCAGGTCAGCATTCAGCATCTAAATCACCTACTTCATCATCATCAGACTGTGAAGAGAGAGTAGATGCAAAAGCGAATACTGAAGtgaaagctactgatgatgagaAGGCTGCTGAAGTAATTGAGCCTCAGGATGCAGATAAAATGAAGAACAGAAAACAAGTTGACCGGTCCTCATGTGGTTCCAATTCAAGTAGTGAGGTAGAGACAGACATgttagaaaaacttgaaaaagacAAGGAAGATTCAAAAGGAGCTGATCCAAATCATCCACAAGTTGAATGTAACCGTCGTAGTAGAAGCAGCAGTAACCTTAGTGATTCTTGGAAGGAGGTATCTGAAGAG GGACGACTGGCTTTTCAAGCCCTCTTCTCCAGAGAGGTACTTCCACAAAGCTTCTCTCCTCCACATGATGGGAAGAACAAGGGGCAGCAAAAGGAAAATGTAGGTACAGACAAGCAAAATCCAGTCGAGAAAGACGGAGAGACAACAACATTAGACCTTAATAGAAAGATGTTAGATTCTCGTTCTGACCGTCAAGAAGTAGAGAAAAATGCACTATCAAAAGATGAGAAGAACAATGCAGAAGACGGCCTGCTGAGGATTGGACTAGGACATGCAAAACTTAAGGCCAGCCGAACTGGATTTAAACCTTACAAAAGGTGTTCTGTGGAAGCCAAGGAAAATAGAGTGATGAACACCGGCAGTCAAGGTGAAGAGAGAGGTCCCAAGAGGGTACGATTAGAAGGGGAAGCTTCGACTTGA
- the LOC121210912 gene encoding protein LATE ELONGATED HYPOCOTYL isoform X6, with protein MLKSSFQRSFGAFLFMLMPMFNLEKEALAKGVPIGQALDIEIPPPRPKRKPSNPYPRKTGAATTVQEGAKDGKSEMPLSSLRCKQMLDLEKEPLPERPTGDEKATNLKENQDQSCSEVFTLLHEQNCSSASSMNKNFIPMSTALKSSCTFREFVPLPKETFHDNGTSKASNLEKSCTSYEKSAQGQRKDDLDGDFCADEMQAAQNYPRHVAVHVLDGSLRTCVQNPSLGMSFQDSVFHPTGDVHGPNLFANPAASATTEHKNNAPKSTHQALPPFHTPFIHLRPDQEEYRSFLHVSSTFSNLIVSTLLQNPAAHAAASFAATFWPYANIESSGDSPANELRGFPSTQMNSAPSMAAIAAATVAAATAWWTAHGLLPICAPLHTGFSCAPASTAAVPPMENGQIPAANMEQKDKTDLALTTQDERLYPEYSEALPGQHSASKSPTSSSSDCEERVDAKANTEVKATDDEKAAEVIEPQDADKMKNRKQVDRSSCGSNSSSEVETDMLEKLEKDKEDSKGADPNHPQVECNRRSRSSSNLSDSWKEVSEEGRLAFQALFSREVLPQSFSPPHDGKNKGQQKENVGTDKQNPVEKDGETTTLDLNRKMLDSRSDRQEVEKNALSKDEKNNAEDGLLRIGLGHAKLKASRTGFKPYKRCSVEAKENRVMNTGSQGEERGPKRVRLEGEAST; from the exons ATGCTCAAAAGTTCTTTTCAAAGGTCATTTGGTGCCTTCTTGTTTATGCTTATGCCTATGttcaat TTGGAGAAGGAGGCACTTGCTAAAGGTGTACCAATAGGTCAAGCTCTTGACATAGAGATTCCACCTCCACGCCCTAAAAGAAAACCAAGCAATCCTTATCCTCGAAAAACTGGTGCTGCTACTACAGTACAAGAGGGAGCTAAGGATGGAAAATCTGAAATGCCATTATCTTCTTTGCGTTGCAAGCAAATGTTGGACTTGGAGAAAGAACCACTTCCGGAG AGACCTACTGGAGATGAAAAGGCTACAAACCTGAAAGAAAATCAAGACCAGAGTTGCTCTGAGGTTTTTACCCTTCTCCACGAACAAAACTGCTCCTCTGCGTCTTCCATGAATAAGAATTTTATTCCAATGTCAACTGCACTCAAAAGCTCTTGTACATTCAGGGAGTTTGTACCTTTGCCAAAAGAG ACATTTCATGATAATGGTACAAGTAAGGCTTCAAACTTGGAGAAGTCTTGCACTTCATATGAGAAATCAGCTCAAGGCCAGAGAAAAGATGATTTGGATGGTGATTTTTGTGCAGATGAGATGCAAGCTGCTCAAAATTATCCTCGGCATGTTGCTGTGCATGTCCTAGATGGAAGCCTTAGAACATGTGTTCAAAATCCTTCCCTGGGTATGTCATTTCAAGATTCTGTATTTCACCCTACGGGCGATGTTCATGGACCTAACCTGTTTGCAAATCCAGCTGCATCAGCAACTACTGAACATAAGAATAATGCACCAAAATCTACTCATCAGGCATTGCCACCTTTTCATACTCCCTTTATACATCTTCGGCCCGATCAAGAGGAGTATCGATCCTTTCTACATGTCAGCTCCACTTTTTCCAATCTCATTGTATCTACTTTGTTACAGAATCCAGCTGCTCATGCTGCAGCAAGTTTTGCAGCTACATTTTGGCCATATGCAAACATTGAAAGTTCTGGCGATTCTCCTGCAAATGAACTAAGAGGTTTCCCATCTACACAAATGAACTCTGCTCCTAGTATGGCCGCAATTGCTGCTGCAACAGTAGCAGCTGCCACTGCATGGTGGACCGCCCATGGACTGCTTCCTATATGTGCTCCTCTGCACACAGGCTTTTCCTGTGCTCCTGCATCCACTGCTGCAGTTCCACCAATGGAGAATGGTCAAATTCCAGCTGCAAATATGGAACAAAAAGATAAAACTGATCTAGCCCTAACTACTCAGGATGAACGACTATACCCCGAATACTCTGAAGCTTTGCCAGGTCAGCATTCAGCATCTAAATCACCTACTTCATCATCATCAGACTGTGAAGAGAGAGTAGATGCAAAAGCGAATACTGAAGtgaaagctactgatgatgagaAGGCTGCTGAAGTAATTGAGCCTCAGGATGCAGATAAAATGAAGAACAGAAAACAAGTTGACCGGTCCTCATGTGGTTCCAATTCAAGTAGTGAGGTAGAGACAGACATgttagaaaaacttgaaaaagacAAGGAAGATTCAAAAGGAGCTGATCCAAATCATCCACAAGTTGAATGTAACCGTCGTAGTAGAAGCAGCAGTAACCTTAGTGATTCTTGGAAGGAGGTATCTGAAGAG GGACGACTGGCTTTTCAAGCCCTCTTCTCCAGAGAGGTACTTCCACAAAGCTTCTCTCCTCCACATGATGGGAAGAACAAGGGGCAGCAAAAGGAAAATGTAGGTACAGACAAGCAAAATCCAGTCGAGAAAGACGGAGAGACAACAACATTAGACCTTAATAGAAAGATGTTAGATTCTCGTTCTGACCGTCAAGAAGTAGAGAAAAATGCACTATCAAAAGATGAGAAGAACAATGCAGAAGACGGCCTGCTGAGGATTGGACTAGGACATGCAAAACTTAAGGCCAGCCGAACTGGATTTAAACCTTACAAAAGGTGTTCTGTGGAAGCCAAGGAAAATAGAGTGATGAACACCGGCAGTCAAGGTGAAGAGAGAGGTCCCAAGAGGGTACGATTAGAAGGGGAAGCTTCGACTTGA
- the LOC121210912 gene encoding protein LATE ELONGATED HYPOCOTYL isoform X7, giving the protein MLEKEALAKGVPIGQALDIEIPPPRPKRKPSNPYPRKTGAATTVQEGAKDGKSEMPLSSLRCKQMLDLEKEPLPERPTGDEKATNLKENQDQSCSEVFTLLHEQNCSSASSMNKNFIPMSTALKSSCTFREFVPLPKETFHDNGTSKASNLEKSCTSYEKSAQGQRKDDLDGDFCADEMQAAQNYPRHVAVHVLDGSLRTCVQNPSLGMSFQDSVFHPTGDVHGPNLFANPAASATTEHKNNAPKSTHQALPPFHTPFIHLRPDQEEYRSFLHVSSTFSNLIVSTLLQNPAAHAAASFAATFWPYANIESSGDSPANELRGFPSTQMNSAPSMAAIAAATVAAATAWWTAHGLLPICAPLHTGFSCAPASTAAVPPMENGQIPAANMEQKDKTDLALTTQDERLYPEYSEALPGQHSASKSPTSSSSDCEERVDAKANTEVKATDDEKAAEVIEPQDADKMKNRKQVDRSSCGSNSSSEVETDMLEKLEKDKEDSKGADPNHPQVECNRRSRSSSNLSDSWKEVSEEGRLAFQALFSREVLPQSFSPPHDGKNKGQQKENVGTDKQNPVEKDGETTTLDLNRKMLDSRSDRQEVEKNALSKDEKNNAEDGLLRIGLGHAKLKASRTGFKPYKRCSVEAKENRVMNTGSQGEERGPKRVRLEGEAST; this is encoded by the exons ATG TTGGAGAAGGAGGCACTTGCTAAAGGTGTACCAATAGGTCAAGCTCTTGACATAGAGATTCCACCTCCACGCCCTAAAAGAAAACCAAGCAATCCTTATCCTCGAAAAACTGGTGCTGCTACTACAGTACAAGAGGGAGCTAAGGATGGAAAATCTGAAATGCCATTATCTTCTTTGCGTTGCAAGCAAATGTTGGACTTGGAGAAAGAACCACTTCCGGAG AGACCTACTGGAGATGAAAAGGCTACAAACCTGAAAGAAAATCAAGACCAGAGTTGCTCTGAGGTTTTTACCCTTCTCCACGAACAAAACTGCTCCTCTGCGTCTTCCATGAATAAGAATTTTATTCCAATGTCAACTGCACTCAAAAGCTCTTGTACATTCAGGGAGTTTGTACCTTTGCCAAAAGAG ACATTTCATGATAATGGTACAAGTAAGGCTTCAAACTTGGAGAAGTCTTGCACTTCATATGAGAAATCAGCTCAAGGCCAGAGAAAAGATGATTTGGATGGTGATTTTTGTGCAGATGAGATGCAAGCTGCTCAAAATTATCCTCGGCATGTTGCTGTGCATGTCCTAGATGGAAGCCTTAGAACATGTGTTCAAAATCCTTCCCTGGGTATGTCATTTCAAGATTCTGTATTTCACCCTACGGGCGATGTTCATGGACCTAACCTGTTTGCAAATCCAGCTGCATCAGCAACTACTGAACATAAGAATAATGCACCAAAATCTACTCATCAGGCATTGCCACCTTTTCATACTCCCTTTATACATCTTCGGCCCGATCAAGAGGAGTATCGATCCTTTCTACATGTCAGCTCCACTTTTTCCAATCTCATTGTATCTACTTTGTTACAGAATCCAGCTGCTCATGCTGCAGCAAGTTTTGCAGCTACATTTTGGCCATATGCAAACATTGAAAGTTCTGGCGATTCTCCTGCAAATGAACTAAGAGGTTTCCCATCTACACAAATGAACTCTGCTCCTAGTATGGCCGCAATTGCTGCTGCAACAGTAGCAGCTGCCACTGCATGGTGGACCGCCCATGGACTGCTTCCTATATGTGCTCCTCTGCACACAGGCTTTTCCTGTGCTCCTGCATCCACTGCTGCAGTTCCACCAATGGAGAATGGTCAAATTCCAGCTGCAAATATGGAACAAAAAGATAAAACTGATCTAGCCCTAACTACTCAGGATGAACGACTATACCCCGAATACTCTGAAGCTTTGCCAGGTCAGCATTCAGCATCTAAATCACCTACTTCATCATCATCAGACTGTGAAGAGAGAGTAGATGCAAAAGCGAATACTGAAGtgaaagctactgatgatgagaAGGCTGCTGAAGTAATTGAGCCTCAGGATGCAGATAAAATGAAGAACAGAAAACAAGTTGACCGGTCCTCATGTGGTTCCAATTCAAGTAGTGAGGTAGAGACAGACATgttagaaaaacttgaaaaagacAAGGAAGATTCAAAAGGAGCTGATCCAAATCATCCACAAGTTGAATGTAACCGTCGTAGTAGAAGCAGCAGTAACCTTAGTGATTCTTGGAAGGAGGTATCTGAAGAG GGACGACTGGCTTTTCAAGCCCTCTTCTCCAGAGAGGTACTTCCACAAAGCTTCTCTCCTCCACATGATGGGAAGAACAAGGGGCAGCAAAAGGAAAATGTAGGTACAGACAAGCAAAATCCAGTCGAGAAAGACGGAGAGACAACAACATTAGACCTTAATAGAAAGATGTTAGATTCTCGTTCTGACCGTCAAGAAGTAGAGAAAAATGCACTATCAAAAGATGAGAAGAACAATGCAGAAGACGGCCTGCTGAGGATTGGACTAGGACATGCAAAACTTAAGGCCAGCCGAACTGGATTTAAACCTTACAAAAGGTGTTCTGTGGAAGCCAAGGAAAATAGAGTGATGAACACCGGCAGTCAAGGTGAAGAGAGAGGTCCCAAGAGGGTACGATTAGAAGGGGAAGCTTCGACTTGA
- the LOC121210912 gene encoding protein LATE ELONGATED HYPOCOTYL isoform X1: MDTYSSGEELVIKTRKPYTITKQRERWSEEEHNRFLEALKLYGRAWQRIEEYIGTKTAVQIRSHAQKFFSKVIWCLLVYAYAYVQCYRQSPANYVKVRYMLEKEALAKGVPIGQALDIEIPPPRPKRKPSNPYPRKTGAATTVQEGAKDGKSEMPLSSLRCKQMLDLEKEPLPERPTGDEKATNLKENQDQSCSEVFTLLHEQNCSSASSMNKNFIPMSTALKSSCTFREFVPLPKETFHDNGTSKASNLEKSCTSYEKSAQGQRKDDLDGDFCADEMQAAQNYPRHVAVHVLDGSLRTCVQNPSLGMSFQDSVFHPTGDVHGPNLFANPAASATTEHKNNAPKSTHQALPPFHTPFIHLRPDQEEYRSFLHVSSTFSNLIVSTLLQNPAAHAAASFAATFWPYANIESSGDSPANELRGFPSTQMNSAPSMAAIAAATVAAATAWWTAHGLLPICAPLHTGFSCAPASTAAVPPMENGQIPAANMEQKDKTDLALTTQDERLYPEYSEALPGQHSASKSPTSSSSDCEERVDAKANTEVKATDDEKAAEVIEPQDADKMKNRKQVDRSSCGSNSSSEVETDMLEKLEKDKEDSKGADPNHPQVECNRRSRSSSNLSDSWKEVSEEGRLAFQALFSREVLPQSFSPPHDGKNKGQQKENVGTDKQNPVEKDGETTTLDLNRKMLDSRSDRQEVEKNALSKDEKNNAEDGLLRIGLGHAKLKASRTGFKPYKRCSVEAKENRVMNTGSQGEERGPKRVRLEGEAST, translated from the exons ATGGACACATACTCCTCTGGTGAAGAACTAGTTATTAAG ACTAGGAAGCCTTATACTATTACGAAACAACGTGAAAGATGGAGCGAGGAAGAGCATAATAGGTTTCTAGAGGCCTTGAAGCTCTATGGACGAGCTTGGCAACGCATTGAAG AATATATAGGAACAAAGACAGCTGTGCAGATCAGGAGTCATGCTCAAAAGTTCTTTTCAAAGGTCATTTGGTGCCTTCTTGTTTATGCTTATGCCTATGttcaat GTTATCGGCAGTCACCTGCCAATTATGTTAAAGTTAGGTACATG TTGGAGAAGGAGGCACTTGCTAAAGGTGTACCAATAGGTCAAGCTCTTGACATAGAGATTCCACCTCCACGCCCTAAAAGAAAACCAAGCAATCCTTATCCTCGAAAAACTGGTGCTGCTACTACAGTACAAGAGGGAGCTAAGGATGGAAAATCTGAAATGCCATTATCTTCTTTGCGTTGCAAGCAAATGTTGGACTTGGAGAAAGAACCACTTCCGGAG AGACCTACTGGAGATGAAAAGGCTACAAACCTGAAAGAAAATCAAGACCAGAGTTGCTCTGAGGTTTTTACCCTTCTCCACGAACAAAACTGCTCCTCTGCGTCTTCCATGAATAAGAATTTTATTCCAATGTCAACTGCACTCAAAAGCTCTTGTACATTCAGGGAGTTTGTACCTTTGCCAAAAGAG ACATTTCATGATAATGGTACAAGTAAGGCTTCAAACTTGGAGAAGTCTTGCACTTCATATGAGAAATCAGCTCAAGGCCAGAGAAAAGATGATTTGGATGGTGATTTTTGTGCAGATGAGATGCAAGCTGCTCAAAATTATCCTCGGCATGTTGCTGTGCATGTCCTAGATGGAAGCCTTAGAACATGTGTTCAAAATCCTTCCCTGGGTATGTCATTTCAAGATTCTGTATTTCACCCTACGGGCGATGTTCATGGACCTAACCTGTTTGCAAATCCAGCTGCATCAGCAACTACTGAACATAAGAATAATGCACCAAAATCTACTCATCAGGCATTGCCACCTTTTCATACTCCCTTTATACATCTTCGGCCCGATCAAGAGGAGTATCGATCCTTTCTACATGTCAGCTCCACTTTTTCCAATCTCATTGTATCTACTTTGTTACAGAATCCAGCTGCTCATGCTGCAGCAAGTTTTGCAGCTACATTTTGGCCATATGCAAACATTGAAAGTTCTGGCGATTCTCCTGCAAATGAACTAAGAGGTTTCCCATCTACACAAATGAACTCTGCTCCTAGTATGGCCGCAATTGCTGCTGCAACAGTAGCAGCTGCCACTGCATGGTGGACCGCCCATGGACTGCTTCCTATATGTGCTCCTCTGCACACAGGCTTTTCCTGTGCTCCTGCATCCACTGCTGCAGTTCCACCAATGGAGAATGGTCAAATTCCAGCTGCAAATATGGAACAAAAAGATAAAACTGATCTAGCCCTAACTACTCAGGATGAACGACTATACCCCGAATACTCTGAAGCTTTGCCAGGTCAGCATTCAGCATCTAAATCACCTACTTCATCATCATCAGACTGTGAAGAGAGAGTAGATGCAAAAGCGAATACTGAAGtgaaagctactgatgatgagaAGGCTGCTGAAGTAATTGAGCCTCAGGATGCAGATAAAATGAAGAACAGAAAACAAGTTGACCGGTCCTCATGTGGTTCCAATTCAAGTAGTGAGGTAGAGACAGACATgttagaaaaacttgaaaaagacAAGGAAGATTCAAAAGGAGCTGATCCAAATCATCCACAAGTTGAATGTAACCGTCGTAGTAGAAGCAGCAGTAACCTTAGTGATTCTTGGAAGGAGGTATCTGAAGAG GGACGACTGGCTTTTCAAGCCCTCTTCTCCAGAGAGGTACTTCCACAAAGCTTCTCTCCTCCACATGATGGGAAGAACAAGGGGCAGCAAAAGGAAAATGTAGGTACAGACAAGCAAAATCCAGTCGAGAAAGACGGAGAGACAACAACATTAGACCTTAATAGAAAGATGTTAGATTCTCGTTCTGACCGTCAAGAAGTAGAGAAAAATGCACTATCAAAAGATGAGAAGAACAATGCAGAAGACGGCCTGCTGAGGATTGGACTAGGACATGCAAAACTTAAGGCCAGCCGAACTGGATTTAAACCTTACAAAAGGTGTTCTGTGGAAGCCAAGGAAAATAGAGTGATGAACACCGGCAGTCAAGGTGAAGAGAGAGGTCCCAAGAGGGTACGATTAGAAGGGGAAGCTTCGACTTGA